In bacterium, the genomic window GCTGCAAACGGACAAGGAGGGCTATATCTTTTATCCCGGTCTGACTGCTTTTCCCTGCACTCTGGGTCACGAATTTTCCGGCGTAATCGTAGAGGCCGGCTCCCAGGCGATCAATAAACGCACGGGTAAGAAATATAACAAAGGCCAGGCGGTTTGCAGCGAGGAGATGATGTGGTGTTCCTATTGCAAGCCCTGCTGCGACGGTTATCCCAACCACTGCGAGCAGTTGCAGGAGATCGGTTTTTCCATCGACGGCGCTTACGCCAAATACATCAAAGTGGATTCCCGTTATCTGTGGAGCATCGATGCTCTGGCCGAACGATACGGTGAGGAAAAAATGTTTCTGCTGGGCAGCCTGGTGGAGCCGACCTCTGTGGCCTATAATGCGGTCATCGAACGCGGCGGCGGCATTCGCGCTGGAGAAAACGTATTGATCATGGGCAGCGGGCCTGTTGGCATCGCCGCATGCGCGGTGCTGCGACGATCCGGCGCCTCCAAGGTGATCATCTCCGAGCCATCGG contains:
- a CDS encoding alcohol dehydrogenase catalytic domain-containing protein, whose protein sequence is MKTVTLYADWDPKSGFKLGAKDIEGKLTYLGSKVWRHPHIEMTEKPVPVPGPTEVLLEVKACGICGSDVHMLQTDKEGYIFYPGLTAFPCTLGHEFSGVIVEAGSQAINKRTGKKYNKGQAVCSEEMMWCSYCKPCCDGYPNHCEQLQEIGFSIDGAYAKYIKVDSRYLWSIDALAERYGEEKMFLLGSLVEPTSVAYNAVIERGGGIRAGENVLIMGSGPVGIAACAVLRRSGASKVIISEPSASRREMALAMGATHAIDPTQVNAADAVLELTEGMGAKLILEATGLPSVVWPDIERIIWEGRQLNATVVIVARADDRIPMNGEVFQVRRASVVGAQGHSG